In a genomic window of Methylovirgula sp. 4M-Z18:
- the nthB gene encoding nitrile hydratase subunit beta has product MDGIHDMGGMDGFGKVEPEPDEPVFHADWEGRVLAMNRAMGAVGVWNIDIARYGIERLPPDVYLTSSYYRKWFLRLEMLLVEHGLVGDDEIAAGRALHAGKALARNYTLADARRGQQRGAFGRPAQAAARFKPGDRVRARNIHPKTHTRLPRYVRGHVGVVERLHGAHVFPDSVVLGQGEDPQWLYTVCFDARDLWGADADPTVKVSVEAFEPYLEPA; this is encoded by the coding sequence ATGGATGGCATCCACGACATGGGCGGCATGGACGGCTTCGGCAAAGTCGAGCCGGAGCCGGACGAACCCGTCTTCCACGCCGATTGGGAAGGCCGCGTGCTGGCCATGAACCGTGCGATGGGCGCCGTCGGCGTCTGGAACATCGATATAGCCCGCTATGGCATCGAGCGGCTGCCGCCGGATGTCTATCTCACGAGCTCCTATTACCGGAAATGGTTCCTTCGCCTGGAGATGCTGCTCGTCGAACATGGGCTCGTCGGCGACGACGAAATTGCCGCCGGTCGTGCGCTGCATGCAGGCAAGGCGCTGGCACGCAATTATACCTTGGCCGACGCCCGGCGTGGCCAGCAGCGCGGCGCCTTCGGGCGGCCGGCCCAAGCTGCGGCGCGCTTCAAACCCGGCGACCGCGTCCGCGCCCGCAACATCCATCCGAAGACCCACACACGCCTCCCGCGCTATGTCCGCGGCCATGTTGGCGTGGTTGAGCGCCTGCACGGCGCGCATGTCTTTCCGGATTCGGTCGTGCTCGGCCAAGGTGAAGACCCGCAATGGCTTTACACGGTCTGCTTCGATGCACGCGATCTCTGGGGCGCGGATGCGGACCCGACGGTGAAAGTTTCGGTCGAAGCCTTCGAGCCCTATCTGGAGCCTGCCTGA
- the nthA gene encoding nitrile hydratase subunit alpha: MTTHDHDHGSSLSEMDLRVRALETILVEKGYVEAAALDHIVETFETVVGPHTGAQVVAKAWSDPAFRQNLLDDATAAIAGLMPAERVGHHLVAVENTPDRHNLVVCTLCSCYPWDMLGLPPVWYKSAAYRSRAVKEPRAVLADFGVTLPASTEIRVWDSTAETRFLVLPMRPAGTDGWTEDRLAALVTRDSMIGTGLAMAPSEVQG, encoded by the coding sequence ATGACGACACATGATCACGACCACGGCTCCAGCCTGTCCGAAATGGACCTGCGGGTGCGCGCCCTCGAAACGATTCTGGTTGAAAAAGGATATGTGGAGGCGGCAGCCCTCGACCACATCGTCGAAACATTCGAAACCGTGGTCGGTCCGCACACCGGCGCGCAGGTAGTTGCGAAAGCATGGAGCGATCCGGCCTTCCGCCAAAACCTGCTGGACGATGCCACGGCGGCGATTGCGGGTCTCATGCCGGCGGAACGCGTCGGCCACCATCTCGTCGCAGTCGAAAATACGCCGGACCGCCACAACCTGGTGGTCTGTACTTTGTGCTCTTGTTATCCTTGGGACATGCTCGGCCTGCCGCCGGTCTGGTACAAATCGGCGGCCTATCGCTCGCGCGCGGTGAAGGAGCCGCGCGCCGTGCTCGCCGACTTCGGCGTCACTTTGCCCGCGAGCACCGAGATCCGCGTCTGGGATTCGACGGCCGAAACGCGCTTCCTCGTCCTGCCGATGCGCCCCGCCGGCACCGATGGCTGGACCGAGGATCGGCTTGCGGCACTGGTGACGCGCGACAGCATGATCGGCACCGGACTGGCGATGGCCCCGAGCGAGGTTCAAGGCTGA
- a CDS encoding DsbA family oxidoreductase: MSQPSLTVDVVSDVVCPWCFVGKRQLARALALRPDVAVTVRWRPYQLDPTIPPGGLDRREYMLAKFGNLDRLQEVHARLIELGGALGIDFHFDGITRSPNTLDAHRLIRWAAQSGAQEAIVERLFNLYFVEGSDVGDRNVLCAAAEAAGLDAAAVAARLAGEDDRASVVTEIAEAARIGVTGVPFFIFAGRYALSGAHPAETLASIIDKILVDTDA; this comes from the coding sequence ATGTCCCAACCTTCCCTCACCGTCGATGTTGTTTCCGATGTGGTTTGCCCTTGGTGCTTCGTCGGCAAAAGGCAGCTCGCGCGGGCGCTTGCGCTGCGCCCTGACGTTGCTGTGACGGTGCGCTGGCGTCCTTACCAACTCGATCCGACGATTCCGCCCGGTGGCCTCGACCGGCGCGAGTATATGCTTGCCAAATTTGGCAATCTCGATCGCCTGCAAGAGGTGCACGCGCGCCTCATCGAGCTTGGCGGGGCGCTCGGGATCGACTTTCACTTCGACGGGATCACGCGCTCGCCCAATACGCTCGACGCGCATCGTTTGATCCGTTGGGCGGCCCAATCCGGTGCGCAAGAGGCCATCGTCGAGCGGCTGTTCAATCTCTATTTCGTCGAGGGAAGCGATGTTGGCGACCGTAACGTGTTGTGCGCAGCGGCGGAGGCGGCCGGGCTCGACGCGGCAGCCGTGGCGGCACGACTTGCCGGCGAAGATGATCGCGCGAGCGTCGTCACCGAGATCGCCGAGGCCGCACGGATCGGCGTGACCGGTGTGCCATTCTTTATTTTCGCAGGGCGCTACGCGCTTTCCGGCGCCCATCCTGCGGAAACGCTCGCGTCGATTATCGACAAGATCCTTGTCGACACGGACGCATGA
- a CDS encoding amidase family protein, with protein sequence MSKTPTGPSLSAMAAEFASGADGPVSAVRRALAKAAASQAIFIALREESALREAAAAAARRAEGRPLGPLDGIPIAIKDNIDVAGMVTTAGARIRSGNPPAKTDAPVVAALRREGMIVIGKTNLSEFAFSGLGLNPHFGTPTADFGKETLYAPGGSSAGSAIAVQRGIVPVALGTDTAGSIRIPAAFNGLVGFKSSSLRYDRSGVFPLALTLDSLGPIAPTVVDCVLLDAAMRGRTIRLPPSQPLSQIDLAVDEETLHGADVEPAVRDNLIEMMHGLERVGARVRVTKIFAFRQALGVIKEQGWLGAIEAASHLGRIVAGPEADSVDRRIRARLQSAAAIGDETRVAILKAREQLAHAIADDLQGAILVTPTVAHGAPELAPLEGDDALFARINLATLALTMPGSLLDMPGLALPSGVNAAGLPTSVLLSLPRGGDDALLRAGVAIEVALHNIAGHG encoded by the coding sequence ATGAGTAAAACCCCCACAGGTCCAAGCTTGTCCGCCATGGCTGCTGAATTTGCCAGCGGCGCGGACGGTCCGGTATCGGCGGTGCGCCGGGCGCTGGCGAAGGCTGCCGCCAGCCAGGCGATTTTCATTGCGCTGCGTGAAGAAAGTGCATTGCGGGAAGCCGCGGCCGCTGCGGCGCGCCGCGCCGAAGGGCGGCCGCTTGGTCCACTTGATGGGATTCCCATTGCGATCAAGGATAATATCGACGTTGCGGGCATGGTCACGACCGCCGGCGCCCGGATCCGGAGCGGCAATCCGCCGGCGAAGACCGATGCTCCCGTGGTCGCGGCGCTGCGCCGCGAGGGCATGATCGTCATCGGCAAAACCAATTTGAGCGAATTCGCCTTTTCCGGGCTGGGGCTCAATCCGCATTTCGGGACGCCGACTGCCGATTTCGGCAAGGAGACATTATACGCGCCCGGCGGCTCGTCGGCCGGATCGGCGATTGCCGTGCAAAGGGGGATTGTCCCGGTCGCGCTCGGCACCGATACGGCAGGATCGATCCGGATTCCTGCGGCCTTCAATGGCCTTGTCGGCTTCAAAAGCTCTTCGCTGCGCTACGACCGCAGCGGCGTCTTCCCATTGGCGCTGACGCTCGACAGTCTTGGCCCCATTGCCCCGACCGTCGTCGATTGCGTCCTGCTCGACGCCGCCATGCGCGGCCGCACGATAAGGCTGCCACCGTCGCAGCCGCTGTCGCAGATCGATTTGGCCGTTGACGAGGAAACCTTGCATGGGGCGGACGTCGAGCCGGCGGTTCGCGACAACCTGATCGAGATGATGCACGGGCTCGAGCGTGTTGGCGCGCGGGTCAGAGTCACGAAGATTTTCGCGTTTCGTCAGGCGCTTGGCGTCATCAAAGAACAGGGTTGGCTCGGCGCCATCGAGGCGGCCTCGCATTTGGGAAGGATCGTGGCCGGTCCCGAGGCGGATTCGGTCGATCGCCGTATCCGCGCGCGCCTGCAGTCCGCTGCTGCGATCGGCGACGAGACACGCGTGGCCATTCTCAAGGCGAGAGAGCAGCTTGCGCATGCCATCGCGGACGATCTGCAAGGGGCGATCCTGGTGACGCCAACCGTCGCGCATGGCGCGCCGGAATTGGCGCCGCTCGAAGGCGATGATGCGCTGTTCGCCCGCATCAACCTGGCGACGCTCGCGTTGACGATGCCGGGTAGTTTGCTCGACATGCCTGGGCTCGCATTGCCGTCCGGCGTCAATGCGGCCGGATTGCCGACCTCAGTGCTTTTGTCGCTGCCGCGTGGCGGGGACGACGCATTGTTGCGTGCAGGTGTTGCAATCGAGGTGGCCTTGCACAATATCGCTGGGCATGGCTAG
- a CDS encoding cupin domain-containing protein has protein sequence MSADHGHTHHHDSDPADTDRWKHDGVRVIPGNQLDPNVPSTTGMDRKAAINFARVGAQKLWAGTVTIHPNAKTGAHHHGHLESVIYVVKGRARMRWGETLQFVAEAGPGDFIFVPPYVPHQEINASPDDVLECVLVRSDGEAIAINLDIEPVEKPETVLWVDPIHRGA, from the coding sequence ATGAGTGCAGATCACGGCCATACGCATCATCACGATTCCGATCCGGCTGACACGGATCGCTGGAAACACGACGGCGTTCGCGTCATCCCCGGCAACCAACTCGATCCCAACGTTCCTTCAACCACCGGCATGGACCGAAAGGCGGCCATCAATTTCGCCCGTGTGGGTGCGCAGAAGCTTTGGGCCGGGACGGTGACGATTCACCCGAACGCCAAGACGGGCGCCCATCACCACGGCCATCTCGAGAGTGTGATCTATGTCGTCAAGGGGCGGGCGCGCATGCGCTGGGGCGAGACACTGCAGTTCGTGGCCGAAGCAGGTCCCGGCGATTTTATTTTCGTGCCACCCTACGTGCCGCATCAGGAAATCAATGCCAGCCCCGATGACGTTCTGGAATGCGTCCTTGTCCGCTCGGACGGCGAGGCGATTGCGATCAATCTCGATATCGAGCCCGTCGAAAAACCCGAGACCGTGCTCTGGGTCGATCCGATTCACCGCGGCGCGTAA
- a CDS encoding helix-turn-helix domain-containing protein → MGDESSAIGNGDTDDATAARARQERRRWPRVQDTEDAAKLRAPPALKPLSFTTQDLPSESQFGGWKNYVSSLMDVQLPDDVSEDGGFVARHTAWNFRHMLLVQQRASAYRYQRTEARLRASPLDHWAITLRRSGRSWTEVGGKVAECKPGTIEIRSLGRPYRGRMLDSEFLTIYMPRSLFGDSVWLLDINNNRVLSSNLANVLAVYIGAIEARLNDFTEEELPRVIGATRDMIIACLSSPEGKGTDGIRAGSLAVMERARKFVSEKLLSTQITPEMLCKELGLSRTHLYKLFAPSGGVVRYIQKQRLLATHAALSDPRDRRHVSTIADAFGFNSSADFSRAFSREFGYSPTQARQLMTSALLPEKPKIAEAPSFDAWLKELGR, encoded by the coding sequence ATGGGTGACGAATCCTCTGCAATAGGCAATGGGGATACCGACGACGCAACAGCCGCCCGGGCGCGGCAGGAGCGTCGTCGCTGGCCGCGGGTGCAGGATACCGAGGACGCGGCGAAACTGCGCGCGCCTCCGGCACTGAAACCTTTGTCTTTTACGACGCAGGATTTGCCGTCGGAGAGTCAGTTTGGTGGCTGGAAAAACTATGTCTCTTCCTTAATGGACGTGCAATTGCCCGACGATGTTTCCGAGGATGGGGGCTTCGTCGCGAGACACACGGCCTGGAACTTCCGTCACATGCTGCTCGTGCAACAGCGCGCGTCGGCCTACCGCTATCAACGAACCGAAGCCAGACTCCGCGCCAGCCCGCTTGACCATTGGGCGATCACGCTGCGGCGGAGCGGACGCTCATGGACGGAGGTCGGCGGCAAGGTCGCCGAATGCAAGCCCGGAACGATCGAGATACGATCCTTGGGGCGCCCCTATCGCGGCCGCATGCTCGATTCCGAATTTCTCACGATCTACATGCCCCGAAGCCTGTTTGGCGACAGTGTCTGGCTGCTCGACATCAACAACAATCGCGTCTTGTCCAGTAACCTCGCCAACGTTCTGGCCGTCTATATCGGGGCGATCGAAGCGCGATTGAACGATTTTACCGAGGAGGAACTGCCGCGCGTCATAGGAGCGACCAGGGATATGATCATCGCCTGCCTGTCGTCCCCGGAAGGCAAGGGTACGGACGGGATTCGGGCCGGCTCGCTCGCCGTCATGGAACGCGCCCGCAAATTCGTCAGCGAGAAGCTCTTGTCCACACAGATCACGCCGGAAATGCTGTGCAAGGAATTGGGCCTTTCGCGGACGCATCTGTACAAGCTGTTTGCGCCCAGCGGCGGTGTGGTTCGCTATATTCAGAAGCAGCGTCTTTTGGCCACGCACGCCGCGCTCAGCGACCCGCGTGACCGCAGGCATGTCTCAACCATTGCTGATGCGTTCGGGTTCAATTCATCCGCCGACTTCAGCCGTGCCTTCAGCCGCGAGTTCGGATACAGCCCGACTCAGGCGAGGCAACTTATGACCAGCGCTCTTTTGCCCGAAAAGCCGAAGATCGCAGAGGCTCCCTCCTTTGATGCGTGGCTGAAAGAGTTGGGCCGGTAG
- a CDS encoding LuxR C-terminal-related transcriptional regulator: MSFQTPTPIPQFPAASPLSAQGGVWEPGRLRAPIRSQWTETSKTPLVVISDSRIFATCFTRCLQLAAPEFDVLSYRDIGEWLASEEACDGIALLCAVGDKATEAAIRQIPQCSEGARVIIVSDLDSSALMMSALTFGAKGFVTMNTNLDLALGAIKLVNLGGSFIPTCSFVQQRHETKAPSPATKASTDESEYFTERQLDVLKLTRQGDPNKIIAHKLNLSQATVKVHLRNMMRKVKARNRIELILKSDELRGLTANGASSGAATKSKAAVGARRGGADRAPTGPTLSATHQRREPLRSSAFRAKERWS, translated from the coding sequence ATGTCTTTTCAAACACCTACCCCCATCCCCCAATTTCCTGCGGCCTCACCCCTTTCCGCTCAAGGCGGCGTGTGGGAGCCTGGCAGGCTCCGGGCTCCTATCCGCTCCCAGTGGACCGAAACCAGCAAGACCCCGCTGGTGGTCATTTCGGACAGCCGGATATTCGCAACGTGCTTCACGCGTTGCCTGCAATTGGCCGCTCCAGAATTTGATGTGCTGTCTTACCGCGACATCGGGGAGTGGCTGGCGAGCGAAGAGGCTTGCGACGGCATCGCGCTGCTTTGTGCGGTCGGCGACAAGGCGACCGAGGCCGCCATTCGCCAGATCCCGCAATGTTCGGAGGGCGCACGTGTCATCATCGTCTCGGATCTGGATAGCTCCGCACTGATGATGTCGGCGCTGACGTTCGGGGCCAAAGGTTTTGTCACGATGAATACCAACCTCGATCTCGCCTTGGGGGCGATCAAGTTGGTTAACCTCGGAGGCAGCTTCATTCCGACCTGCAGCTTCGTTCAACAGCGCCACGAAACGAAGGCCCCTTCACCCGCAACCAAAGCATCGACTGACGAGTCCGAGTACTTCACCGAGCGGCAACTCGACGTGCTGAAGCTGACGCGCCAAGGCGATCCCAATAAGATTATCGCGCATAAGTTGAACCTAAGCCAGGCGACCGTGAAGGTTCATCTGCGCAACATGATGCGCAAAGTGAAAGCGCGCAACAGAATCGAGCTCATTCTCAAGAGCGACGAACTTCGCGGGCTAACCGCGAACGGAGCAAGCTCGGGTGCCGCGACGAAAAGCAAGGCCGCCGTTGGCGCGCGTCGTGGTGGGGCCGATCGCGCTCCTACCGGCCCAACTCTTTCAGCCACGCATCAAAGGAGGGAGCCTCTGCGATCTTCGGCTTTTCGGGCAAAAGAGCGCTGGTCATAA
- a CDS encoding putative bifunctional diguanylate cyclase/phosphodiesterase — translation MSRGDARNNVAQDDAGISDQQFSSSDLRGLYRNERENFQINAVRSGLWLAVFAYILFSITDIILIPDVSAHTIAVRFAIGIFVLILFEFAVLRSKNRDVLDSICAIAVVAGYALWLIFAAQTAYTENFSYYMVFGSIFMMGANLFFAFRFEISIVSSALILNCFFVSLFTLHYSWSYIICLGTFYISCFVFTSYLNWNLNLERYNVFLNALEAKKQQAEATERGQALLRLSRTDPLTNLNNRRAMDDILHKYWSDWVEHGKSFSLVLIDIDHFKKFNDHYGHLRGDYCLTLVAAALGNVVHQYGGSIGRHGGEEFIALAPVQHSEQIAAFGEAIRRTVEDLALPHQGRRDRTSVVTASVGVSTPRPGTDVKLEKILTEADRALYLAKASGRNSVKYFNISDIEESDLNDRVAKLLKEAIERNLVSIAFQPILNVRSGTVDTAEALMRLRMPDGTEVPPRFFVPIAEETGIILELQYWMIRTVCRKVLSQYEFLSVSINISHMELKTPGFVDSVATILDEAAIRPDRLIFEITERLDLERDSEILAHVQDLKRLGIRIWLDDFGTGYAGLSWLRLVDFDTVKIDQTFLRDCKTPKGRTMLGDISRLVRNCGPKILVEGVETAGQMAVLHELGIDQAQGFYIGIPRPVDQLFSTDSALQILQDEA, via the coding sequence ATGAGTCGCGGGGACGCCCGAAACAACGTTGCTCAAGACGACGCCGGCATTTCCGACCAGCAGTTTTCTTCGTCCGACCTTCGCGGGCTTTATCGAAACGAACGCGAGAATTTTCAAATCAACGCCGTCAGAAGCGGTCTATGGCTCGCCGTTTTCGCATATATACTATTTTCGATTACAGATATCATTCTGATCCCGGATGTTTCCGCGCATACGATCGCCGTGCGGTTCGCGATTGGAATATTCGTATTGATTCTATTCGAATTCGCCGTCTTGCGGAGCAAGAATAGGGATGTACTGGATTCGATATGCGCCATTGCCGTTGTTGCCGGATACGCTCTCTGGCTCATTTTTGCGGCTCAAACCGCGTATACCGAGAATTTCTCTTACTATATGGTCTTCGGCTCTATATTCATGATGGGAGCAAATCTGTTCTTCGCTTTTCGATTTGAAATATCAATCGTCTCATCAGCATTAATACTTAATTGCTTTTTTGTTTCTCTCTTCACCCTGCACTACTCTTGGTCATATATTATATGCCTCGGCACGTTCTATATATCTTGCTTTGTATTCACGTCGTATTTGAACTGGAATTTGAATCTTGAGCGCTATAACGTTTTCCTGAATGCTTTGGAGGCTAAAAAGCAACAGGCGGAGGCCACCGAGCGCGGCCAAGCATTACTGCGTCTGTCGCGAACGGATCCGCTAACAAATTTGAATAATCGTCGAGCGATGGACGATATATTGCATAAATACTGGTCCGATTGGGTCGAGCACGGTAAGAGCTTTTCCCTCGTCCTGATCGATATCGATCATTTTAAAAAGTTCAACGATCACTACGGCCATTTACGCGGGGATTATTGCCTGACCCTCGTTGCCGCAGCGCTTGGAAATGTCGTGCACCAATATGGCGGATCGATCGGACGCCATGGCGGCGAAGAATTCATCGCTTTGGCCCCTGTGCAGCATAGCGAGCAGATCGCTGCTTTCGGGGAAGCCATTCGCCGGACGGTGGAAGATCTCGCCCTTCCCCACCAAGGCCGCCGCGATCGCACATCGGTCGTCACGGCGAGCGTCGGCGTCTCGACCCCCCGCCCCGGCACGGACGTGAAACTGGAAAAAATCCTCACCGAAGCTGACCGTGCCCTGTATCTTGCCAAGGCGAGCGGCAGAAATAGCGTAAAATATTTCAACATCAGCGATATCGAAGAGAGCGACCTGAACGATCGGGTCGCCAAACTGCTCAAAGAGGCCATCGAGCGCAACCTCGTGTCGATTGCCTTCCAACCCATTCTGAACGTTCGATCGGGCACGGTCGATACAGCAGAGGCGCTCATGCGGCTCCGCATGCCGGACGGCACGGAAGTACCGCCCCGCTTTTTCGTCCCGATTGCCGAAGAGACAGGCATCATTCTCGAACTGCAATATTGGATGATAAGGACCGTCTGCAGGAAGGTCCTATCGCAGTACGAGTTCCTCAGCGTGAGTATCAACATATCACACATGGAACTCAAGACGCCTGGATTCGTGGATTCTGTCGCCACCATTCTCGATGAAGCCGCAATCCGGCCGGACCGGTTGATCTTCGAAATTACGGAGCGGCTGGATTTGGAGCGCGATTCGGAGATTCTTGCCCACGTCCAGGACCTGAAACGATTGGGCATCCGCATCTGGCTCGACGATTTTGGCACGGGATATGCCGGCCTTTCTTGGCTGCGTCTGGTCGACTTCGATACGGTGAAAATCGACCAAACCTTCCTTCGCGACTGTAAAACGCCGAAGGGACGAACGATGCTTGGCGATATTAGTCGGCTCGTGCGCAATTGCGGTCCCAAAATCCTCGTCGAGGGCGTGGAAACGGCCGGGCAGATGGCCGTCCTGCACGAACTCGGGATCGACCAAGCTCAAGGCTTTTATATCGGCATTCCGAGACCGGTGGATCAGCTATTTTCGACAGATTCGGCATTGCAGATCCTGCAGGACGAGGCTTAG
- a CDS encoding class I SAM-dependent methyltransferase has protein sequence MRQALLDGQSLITPALFTESLYQTKTAFDGDQLESAVFSMSKTLDQANLEFSRGGNPSAIIDTTARELHLLRNRVDTSVWQALLPIAQEHPVAEYFLQDPFTRWSFTKPRGYSGDAGLLDFIYGHSDVANEINNASPIGRALYDYTKDASSSVAVRERRDLLTKHVDAVAAARGKETEILTIAAGHLREANRSQALQEDGISRWVALDQDPDSVESIRRDFAGTRIQAVEGSVRGLLTKANTLGTFDFIYAAGLYDYLSRKVAIKLTQCCLNMLKPNGVFLFANFAQEIGVDGYMETFMNWPLLLRSEEDMSDIVSASIGSNTMNSTIFFGENRNVVYATIQKIG, from the coding sequence ATGAGACAGGCACTTTTGGACGGTCAAAGCCTGATAACGCCGGCATTGTTCACGGAATCGCTTTATCAAACGAAGACCGCCTTTGACGGCGACCAATTGGAAAGTGCCGTATTTTCAATGTCTAAGACGTTGGACCAGGCAAATCTGGAATTTTCACGAGGCGGTAACCCGAGCGCGATTATCGATACGACGGCGCGCGAGCTTCATCTTCTCCGTAATCGCGTCGACACAAGTGTGTGGCAAGCGCTCCTCCCGATCGCGCAGGAACATCCGGTCGCCGAATATTTCTTGCAAGACCCCTTCACGCGGTGGTCTTTCACAAAGCCGCGGGGTTATTCGGGCGATGCAGGCCTGCTAGATTTCATTTACGGCCATTCCGATGTTGCCAACGAGATCAACAACGCCTCCCCGATCGGTCGCGCCCTCTATGATTACACGAAGGACGCGTCGTCGTCGGTCGCGGTTCGGGAACGGCGCGATCTGCTGACGAAGCATGTCGACGCTGTCGCCGCCGCCCGCGGAAAAGAGACGGAGATCCTGACCATTGCAGCCGGGCATTTGCGTGAAGCCAATCGCTCGCAGGCCCTGCAAGAAGACGGAATTTCCCGTTGGGTGGCGCTCGATCAAGATCCGGACAGCGTCGAATCGATCCGGCGGGATTTCGCGGGCACCCGCATCCAGGCCGTCGAGGGCTCGGTCCGCGGCCTGTTGACCAAAGCCAATACGCTCGGCACCTTCGACTTCATCTATGCAGCGGGCCTCTATGACTATCTGTCCCGCAAGGTGGCGATCAAGCTCACGCAGTGCTGCCTGAACATGCTGAAACCAAATGGCGTTTTCCTCTTTGCCAATTTCGCGCAAGAGATCGGCGTCGACGGATACATGGAAACGTTCATGAACTGGCCGCTCCTGTTGCGCTCTGAAGAGGACATGAGCGACATCGTCAGCGCCAGCATCGGTTCGAATACCATGAACTCGACAATATTTTTCGGAGAGAACCGGAATGTTGTCTACGCAACGATACAAAAGATCGGCTAA